Proteins from a single region of Oncorhynchus tshawytscha isolate Ot180627B linkage group LG03, Otsh_v2.0, whole genome shotgun sequence:
- the LOC112222690 gene encoding endoplasmic reticulum resident protein 44 isoform X2 encodes MKLPPIVSSLEVGFFTILLVTGLSTPGQAEITSLDTGNIEDILNNAGVALVNFYADWCRFSQMLQPIFEEASNIAREEFPDVTQVVFARVDCDQHSDIAQRYRISKYPTLKLFRNGMMMKREYRGQRSVTAIADFIRQQKVDPIKEIHSLEEVNTADRDRRNIIGYFDQKDSENYHTFEKVANILRDDCVFLAAFGDVSQTERFSGDNVIYKPMGETVPDMVYLGSLTNFDLTYAWAQDKCVPLVREITFENGEELTEEGIPFLILFHVKEDTESLEKFQHEVARQLISEKGSINFLHADCEKFRHPLLHIQKTPADCPVIAIDSFRHMYVYPEFRDIEIPGKLRQFVLDLHSGKLHREFHHGPDPTDSTPGQEIGEVASNPPESSFQKLAPSETRYTLLRDRDEL; translated from the exons ATGAAACTACCACCAATAGTATCCTCTCTCGAGGTCGGCTTCTTCACGATACTGCTG GTGACTGGTCTCTCCACTCCAGGCCAGGCTGAAATTACCAGTCTAGACACAGGAAACATTGAAGACATCCTCA ACAATGCTGGAGTGGCGTTGGTTAATTTCTATGCAGACTG GTGTAGATTCAGCCAGATGCTCCAGCCTATCTTTGAGGAGGCATCGAACATCGCGAGGGAGGAGTTTCCTGATGTCACTCAGGTGGTGTTTGCGCGCGTCGACTGTGATCAGCACT ctgacATAGCTCAGCGGTACAGGATCAGTAAGTACCCTACGTTGAAGTTGTTCCGTAATGGTATGATgatgaagagggagtacaggggtcagaggtcagtcaCAGCCATCGCTGACTTCATCCGCCAGCAGAAGGTCGATCCCATTAAAGAGATACACAGTCTGGAGGAGGTCAACACTGCGGAT agggaCAGGCGTAACATTATTGGCTACTTTGACCAGAAGGATTCTGAGAACTACCACACGTTTGAGAAGGTGGCCAACATCCTCCGAGACGACTGTGTGTTTCTCGCTGCCTTCGG TGACGTGTCCCAGACAGAGAGGTTCAGTGGTGATAATGTGATCTATAAACCGATGGGGGAGACTGTTCCTGACATGGTGTACCTGGGCTCACTAACCAACTTTGATCTCACCTACGCTTGGGCGCAGGACAAATGTGTCCCTCTGGTCCGCGAGATCACCTTTGAAAACGGAGAG gagcTGACTGAAGAGGGGATCCCATTCCTCATCCTGTTTCACGTGAAGGAGGACACAGAGAGCTTGGAGAAGTTCCAGCACGAGGTGGCACGCCAGCTCATCAGCGAGAAAG GCTCTATAAACTTTCTGCATGCGGACTGTGAAAAGTTCCGTCACCCACTGCTGCACATCCAGAAGACGCCAGCAGACTGTCCTGTCATTGCTATAGACTCCTTCAGACACATGTATGTGTACCCTGAGTTCAGAGACATTGA GATCCCTGGGAAGCTGAGGCAGTTTGTTCTGGACCTCCACTCTGGGAAGTTACACAGAGAGTTCCACCATGGCCCAGACCCGACAGACAGCACACCTGGACAG GAGATCGGTGAGGTGGCCAGTAACCCACCAGAGAGTTCCTTCCAGAAGTTAGCCCCCAGTGAGACACGCTACACACTCCTCAGGGACCGTGATGAACTGTGA
- the LOC112222692 gene encoding syntaxin-17, with protein sequence MSGRMSEEGGKLTLRRLEGPINKFTKVALPTDLERLQRHHSNILKFQHSGQWDRLHQEHINASRTVQQLRANVREMEKLCGHIRPEDGPALERLVQPIRDRASAAVQDFLLLHSNPAPLPQATRLPDHSSSGGSYGDDLGREPPPVNQTQLLLPVIPLNESAAESWDTLEEDLKELSGLVTEFSLLVHSQQEKIDSIEENVNTAAANVEEGTRSLGKAVGYRLAVLPVAGAVLGGVLGGPLGLLVGFKAAGGGSSAWRGALGFAGGNLVQKKRRARVESQMNQLTAPPMEPEPPLDKDK encoded by the exons ATGTCAGGGAGGATGTCAGAGGAAGGGGGCAAGCTGACGCTGAGGCGTCTTGAAGGGCCAATCAACAAGTTCACTAAAGTAGCCCTGCCGACAGACCTAGAAAGACTACAGAGACACCACAGCAATATActgaag TTCCAGCATAGTGGACAATGGGATCGCCTTCATCAGGAGCACATCAATGCCAGCCGCACTGTGCAG caGTTGAGGGCTAAtgttagagagatggagaagCTGTGTGGACATATCCGCCCGGAGGACGGCCCCGCCCTGGAGAGGCTGGTTCAGCCAATCAGAGACCGAGCATCTGCTGCCGTGCAAGACTTCCTACTCCTGCATTCTAACCCCGCCCCTCTGCCACAGGCAACACGCCTCCCAGACCACTCATCCTCAG GTGGTTCCTATGGTGATGATTTGGGCAGGGAGCCCCCTCCTGTTAATCAAACGCAGCTCCTCCTTCCAGTGATCCCCCTCAACGAGAGTGCTGCTGAGTCCTGGGACACCCTGGAGGAG GACCTGAAGGAGCTTAGCGGTTTGGTGACAGAGTTCTCTCTGCTGGTCCAT tcccaGCAGGAGAAGATTGACAGCATAGAGGAGAACGTCAACACAGCAGCAGCCAACGTGGAGGAGGGGACCAGGAGCCTCGGGAAG gCGGTGGGCTACAGGCTGGCAGTGTTACCCGTGGCGGGGGCAGTGTTAGGGGGGGTGTTGGGTGGGCCGCTGGGCCTACTGGTGGGGTTCAAAGCAGCGGGGGGTGGCAGCAGCGCTTGGAGGGGGGCTCTGGGGTTTGCAGGGGGGAACCTGGTCCAGAAGAAACgcagagctagagtagagtccCAAATGAACCAGCTCACTGCACCCCCTATGGAACCAGAACCACCGCTGGACAAGGACAAGTGA
- the LOC112222690 gene encoding endoplasmic reticulum resident protein 44 isoform X1, which produces MKLPPIVSSLEVGFFTILLVTGLSTPGQAEITSLDTGNIEDILNNAGVALVNFYADWCRFSQMLQPIFEEASNIAREEFPDVTQVVFARVDCDQHSDIAQRYRISKYPTLKLFRNGMMMKREYRGQRSVTAIADFIRQQKVDPIKEIHSLEEVNTADRDRRNIIGYFDQKDSENYHTFEKVANILRDDCVFLAAFGDVSQTERFSGDNVIYKPMGETVPDMVYLGSLTNFDLTYAWAQDKCVPLVREITFENGEELTEEGIPFLILFHVKEDTESLEKFQHEVARQLISEKGSINFLHADCEKFRHPLLHIQKTPADCPVIAIDSFRHMYVYPEFRDIEIPGKLRQFVLDLHSGKLHREFHHGPDPTDSTPGQEEIGEVASNPPESSFQKLAPSETRYTLLRDRDEL; this is translated from the exons ATGAAACTACCACCAATAGTATCCTCTCTCGAGGTCGGCTTCTTCACGATACTGCTG GTGACTGGTCTCTCCACTCCAGGCCAGGCTGAAATTACCAGTCTAGACACAGGAAACATTGAAGACATCCTCA ACAATGCTGGAGTGGCGTTGGTTAATTTCTATGCAGACTG GTGTAGATTCAGCCAGATGCTCCAGCCTATCTTTGAGGAGGCATCGAACATCGCGAGGGAGGAGTTTCCTGATGTCACTCAGGTGGTGTTTGCGCGCGTCGACTGTGATCAGCACT ctgacATAGCTCAGCGGTACAGGATCAGTAAGTACCCTACGTTGAAGTTGTTCCGTAATGGTATGATgatgaagagggagtacaggggtcagaggtcagtcaCAGCCATCGCTGACTTCATCCGCCAGCAGAAGGTCGATCCCATTAAAGAGATACACAGTCTGGAGGAGGTCAACACTGCGGAT agggaCAGGCGTAACATTATTGGCTACTTTGACCAGAAGGATTCTGAGAACTACCACACGTTTGAGAAGGTGGCCAACATCCTCCGAGACGACTGTGTGTTTCTCGCTGCCTTCGG TGACGTGTCCCAGACAGAGAGGTTCAGTGGTGATAATGTGATCTATAAACCGATGGGGGAGACTGTTCCTGACATGGTGTACCTGGGCTCACTAACCAACTTTGATCTCACCTACGCTTGGGCGCAGGACAAATGTGTCCCTCTGGTCCGCGAGATCACCTTTGAAAACGGAGAG gagcTGACTGAAGAGGGGATCCCATTCCTCATCCTGTTTCACGTGAAGGAGGACACAGAGAGCTTGGAGAAGTTCCAGCACGAGGTGGCACGCCAGCTCATCAGCGAGAAAG GCTCTATAAACTTTCTGCATGCGGACTGTGAAAAGTTCCGTCACCCACTGCTGCACATCCAGAAGACGCCAGCAGACTGTCCTGTCATTGCTATAGACTCCTTCAGACACATGTATGTGTACCCTGAGTTCAGAGACATTGA GATCCCTGGGAAGCTGAGGCAGTTTGTTCTGGACCTCCACTCTGGGAAGTTACACAGAGAGTTCCACCATGGCCCAGACCCGACAGACAGCACACCTGGACAG gAGGAGATCGGTGAGGTGGCCAGTAACCCACCAGAGAGTTCCTTCCAGAAGTTAGCCCCCAGTGAGACACGCTACACACTCCTCAGGGACCGTGATGAACTGTGA